In Chryseobacterium gleum, a single genomic region encodes these proteins:
- the map gene encoding type I methionyl aminopeptidase, with amino-acid sequence MIQLKTIDELRLMKESARLVSKTLGMLAKEIKPGITTLYLDKLAHDFIKDHGAEPAFLGYGGFPNSLCISPNEQVVHGFPNNDVVKEGDVLSVDCGVILNGFVGDHAYTFEIGEVKPEVKKLLQVTKESLYKGIEQCIRGKRIGDISHAIQAHCEKEGYGVVRELVGHGLGRKMHEDPQVPNYGRQGSGKVIKDGLAIAIEPMVNMGTEKVKFHNDGWTVTTLDNMPSAHFEHDVAVINGKPVLLSTFEYVYEALGIVSDEEKQFQLDF; translated from the coding sequence ATGATTCAATTAAAAACGATAGACGAATTACGTCTGATGAAGGAGAGTGCCCGTTTGGTTTCTAAAACATTGGGAATGTTGGCAAAAGAAATTAAACCGGGAATTACAACCTTATATTTAGATAAACTGGCTCATGATTTTATTAAAGATCATGGGGCTGAACCTGCATTTTTAGGGTATGGAGGATTCCCTAATTCTCTTTGTATCTCTCCGAATGAGCAGGTGGTTCATGGCTTTCCAAACAACGATGTAGTAAAAGAAGGAGATGTTCTTTCCGTAGACTGTGGAGTTATTCTTAACGGTTTTGTTGGAGATCATGCCTATACTTTTGAAATCGGGGAAGTAAAGCCGGAAGTTAAAAAATTACTGCAGGTAACCAAGGAATCTCTATATAAGGGGATTGAGCAGTGTATCAGAGGGAAAAGAATAGGAGATATCTCCCATGCAATCCAGGCACACTGTGAAAAAGAAGGGTATGGAGTGGTAAGAGAACTTGTAGGACACGGTTTAGGAAGAAAAATGCATGAAGATCCACAGGTTCCTAACTACGGAAGACAGGGAAGCGGAAAAGTAATTAAAGACGGTCTTGCCATTGCTATAGAACCGATGGTTAATATGGGAACTGAGAAAGTGAAATTCCATAATGACGGCTGGACGGTTACTACTTTAGATAACATGCCATCCGCTCACTTCGAACATGACGTAGCGGTAATCAACGGTAAGCCGGTATTACTTTCAACATTTGAATATGTATATGAAGCTTTAGGGATTGTAAGTGATGAAGAAAAGCAGTTCCAACTTGATTTTTAA
- a CDS encoding class I SAM-dependent methyltransferase: MKKLTKLLLNKIPRPMLIKMSIWARPLIYQFFKGDQFLDPIDGRSYRKFLPYGYGKQRENALSPGTLSLERHRQMWLYLQNETDFFIKNYKVLHIAPEQEFLRKFKRMSNLNYISADLYSPIVDVKADILDLPFENESFDIVFCNHVLEHIEDDAKAMSELYRVLKPGGWGILQVPMKNSLEKTYEDFTIKDPKERQKHFGQYDHVRWYGMDYFDRLRKAGFETEPNFYSQKFSEEEIKKYGLRHNEILPVVYKK, from the coding sequence ATGAAAAAATTAACGAAGCTTTTACTGAATAAAATTCCACGTCCGATGCTTATTAAAATGAGCATCTGGGCAAGGCCGCTTATTTATCAGTTTTTCAAAGGAGATCAGTTTTTAGACCCTATTGATGGAAGATCTTACAGAAAATTTCTTCCGTACGGATATGGTAAGCAGCGTGAAAATGCTCTTTCCCCAGGAACTTTAAGTTTGGAAAGACACCGCCAGATGTGGCTCTATCTTCAGAATGAAACTGATTTTTTCATTAAAAATTATAAAGTTCTGCATATTGCTCCTGAACAGGAGTTTTTAAGGAAGTTCAAAAGAATGAGCAATCTTAACTATATCTCAGCAGATTTATATTCTCCGATTGTAGATGTAAAGGCTGATATCCTGGACCTGCCGTTTGAAAATGAAAGCTTTGATATTGTTTTCTGTAACCACGTGCTGGAACATATAGAAGACGATGCAAAAGCAATGAGCGAACTGTACAGGGTATTAAAGCCCGGCGGATGGGGAATTCTTCAGGTTCCGATGAAAAATTCACTGGAGAAAACCTATGAAGATTTTACCATTAAAGATCCTAAGGAACGCCAGAAACACTTCGGGCAATACGATCATGTCCGCTGGTATGGAATGGATTATTTTGACCGCTTAAGAAAGGCTGGCTTTGAAACAGAACCCAATTTTTACTCACAGAAATTTTCTGAAGAAGAAATAAAAAAATATGGGCTGAGACATAATGAGATCTTGCCTGTAGTTTATAAAAAATAA
- a CDS encoding T9SS type A sorting domain-containing protein — translation MKKILFLLAGGLLTAQQTSELLSNNWYISKMVSNSGQTTNTPLIDNGVPATTFNSAGGTSYVINSRYYNTSMMSFGVMPGSNNLIKTASSCTLLFYNGGNASAVRAYDQKNCDTYISGAYASIYSYQIITNGNLKTLIITDPSGNKVYYNNTSQLSTKETDAAAKTFKAYPNPVKEMLHIENIERNLRLKIYDLSGKLVFETITSGVNMSIDTSSFQKGQYILALENYKSYPFTKE, via the coding sequence ATGAAAAAAATTCTATTCCTTTTAGCAGGCGGTTTACTGACTGCCCAGCAAACTTCTGAACTACTTTCCAATAACTGGTATATTTCCAAGATGGTATCTAACAGCGGCCAGACAACCAATACCCCTTTAATAGATAACGGAGTTCCTGCTACCACATTCAATTCAGCGGGAGGTACAAGCTATGTTATCAATTCAAGGTATTACAATACATCCATGATGAGTTTTGGAGTTATGCCCGGAAGTAACAATCTTATCAAAACAGCCAGCTCGTGTACTCTTTTGTTTTATAATGGCGGAAATGCATCAGCTGTTCGTGCCTACGATCAGAAAAACTGTGACACTTACATTTCAGGAGCTTATGCATCTATATACAGCTATCAGATTATTACAAACGGTAACCTCAAAACACTGATAATTACGGATCCTTCAGGAAATAAAGTTTATTATAACAATACTTCACAACTGAGTACTAAAGAAACTGATGCCGCTGCAAAAACGTTTAAAGCATATCCAAATCCGGTAAAAGAGATGTTACATATTGAAAATATTGAGAGAAATCTTCGGCTTAAGATTTATGATCTCTCCGGAAAACTGGTATTTGAAACTATAACGAGTGGTGTTAATATGTCCATTGATACAAGCAGTTTTCAAAAAGGGCAGTATATTTTAGCTCTTGAAAATTATAAATCTTATCCTTTTACGAAAGAATAA